Proteins found in one Coffea eugenioides isolate CCC68of chromosome 5, Ceug_1.0, whole genome shotgun sequence genomic segment:
- the LOC113771424 gene encoding probable carboxylesterase 7 yields the protein MNDKIAGKILPQAESPGVAAAKEHSEMLGRKIAVKWVAPHSNGEGPEVWLRDYAGFDRVFFGGDSAGGNLAHNMASRVWREILDDFNLDVIFLNCPYFWGKDLISIELMKLQAKAYVKGIWHYVHPKFTGVDDPLLNPLMEPNLSS from the exons ATGAACGACAAAATTGCGGGAAAAATCTTACCTCAAGCTGAATCACCAGGAGTAGCTGCGGCTAAAGAACATTCTGAGATGCTCGGTAGAAAG ATTGCAGTTAAATGGGTTGCCCCTCATTCAAATGGCGAGGGTCCTGAGGTATGGCTTAGGGATTATGCTGGCTTTGATAGGGTGTTTTTTGGTGGGGATAGTGCTGGTGGCAATTTAGCACATAACATGGCATCAAGGGTTTGGCGGGAGATACTAGATGACTTCAATCTTGATGTGATTTTTCTCAATTGTCCTTATTTTTGGGGGAAAGATCTAATCAGTATTGAGTTAATGAAATTACAGGCGAAGGCCTATGTTAAGGGCATTTGGCATTATGTTCACCCAAAATTTACGGGGGTTGATGATCCATTGTTGAATCCTCTGATGGAACCAAACCTTTCAAGTTAG